TATTTTTTATAGTCTTGATGATGGGTTGAGCAAGATCCAAAGGCAGAGCAGGGCAGCCCTGGCTACGCCCAAGGCGTCCGTTGACCTTGATCCCATCTGCGTTTGCATAAGCCGCCCCATGCACGACAATGTATCTTTGCAGGGCGTTGGTGTTGAACCCCGTGTCAAGCCCCTCTAATTTCAAAGAATTACCATTCTTCCCTTCATAAGTGCCTCGGGTAAGATAAAAGCCGAGGCTGCTCTGGTAGGAACCGGGTGTGTTCGAGAAAGTAGTGGCGAATTCGCCACCGCTGCCTTGGCCGTGGGCCACCCAGGTATTGTACAACACCTCGCGTGCTTCCATGTCAATGACCCAGAGGCGACGCTTTTTGCTGGACTGATTGAAATCGATAACTGTAACCAAAGGTTTTTCTTTAGATAGCAAGCCAGCAGACATCATATTGTGGTAACCCGTTACCGCTTCCCGAAATGTTTCGAGCGAAAGCCCCGATTGTGCTAAACCAGCTGCTTGGTAACTGCTCTCTACATATCGCTCAAAAGTCTGTAAAGGGAAGGCATCTGCTTTGTAAGTATTAGCAGGTACGTACCCTGCTATCTTGCTCACTTTAACTGGCTCTATTGTTGCTGCCTTAACTGGCTCTATTGTTGCTGCCTTAACTGAGGTCGGCTCACTGCCTTTGAGGATAAAGCTCATGCTAAAGTAAACAACAAAGGCAGCTAAAATAAAACTTACGGATCGGATGAAATATTTTCTTTGCATATGGTTCTTTAATAACAGAACAAGTAGAACTAATCTGTTTGTTCCATTTTACAGTTTCCTGAAAGGCAGTGTAGTATTTTCTAGCGTATATGTGCGCCTTTCATGTTTTTAACACAGGAGTAGGTTGGCGAATAAGGGTTGGCGGGAAGAGCAATGGTACTGGTTGTAGGATTCGAAGGCATAGCTATTGAGTTAGTAACGGTGTTTGCCGATGGAGCATTGCCTTTCTGCCTATCCAAAATGTCGTAAGAATCCAACGGATGAAGTTTGACTAAAATTTAAACTGTTCTTCGATGAAGGTATCTCTATTGGACCGAAGTAGATTATTTCTATGAAACTATCTTGAGTGATAGCTAGGGTGTTGGCAGTTATTACAAGGCAGTTCGGGCCGTGCCAAACTATTTATGTCAACGGAGGGTATGATGTCCTTAGTAATAATAAATAAGTGCTCAGTGTGGGAGGCGACAATGTGGCACACTTTGCGCACCATGGCGGAATGGGTTTAGTTAAACCAGGGCCTGACATAGAGAATGGCCTACTCTGGAGGGAAAAGAGCAAAAGGACAGAAACAACAAAGCGATAAATTATGAAATATGATGTAACTGTGATCGGGTCAGGCCCCGGGGGGTATGTGGCCGCTATCCGCTGTGCCCAGCTAGGAATGAAGACTGCCCTTATAGAGAAATACAGCGCGCTTGGCGGAACCTGCCTTAACGTTGGCTGTATACCCTCCAAAGCGCTTCTGGATAGCTCGGAGCGTTTCTATGATGCAAAGCACAAGTTTGGGATGCACGGCATTGGGCTGGATAACCTCCGGGTGGACTTTGGGGAGATGGTTGCCCATAAGGCCGACGTTGTGCAGAAGACAGTAGATGGAGTGGCCTACCTGATGAAAAAGAACAAGGTGGACGTTATTCAGGGGGTCGCCAGCTTCATAAACCCCAGCAGGTTGCAGGTAAAGGGGGAAGGTGCACCTGTGGAGGTGGACACGGCGAAAGTAATCATTGCCACCGGATCAAAGCCTTCTTCCCTGCCATTCATCCAACTAGACAAGAAGCGGGTGATTACCTCCACCGAGGCCCTTTCATTAAAGGAGATACCCAAGTCCCTAATTATTATAGGGGCAGGCGTCATCGGAGCAGAGCTCGGTTCTGTTTATGCAAGGTTAGGGTCAAAGGTAGATGTTGTGGAATTTGCTGATGCCGTCATCCCGAGCATGGACCGGACTATGGGAAAGGAGCTGCAGCGCGCGCTGTCCAAGACGGGCATTAAGTTCCACCTGCAGCACAAGGTCAGGTCGGTACTGGCAGACGCG
The genomic region above belongs to Pontibacter actiniarum and contains:
- a CDS encoding murein L,D-transpeptidase catalytic domain family protein, which gives rise to MQRKYFIRSVSFILAAFVVYFSMSFILKGSEPTSVKAATIEPVKAATIEPVKVSKIAGYVPANTYKADAFPLQTFERYVESSYQAAGLAQSGLSLETFREAVTGYHNMMSAGLLSKEKPLVTVIDFNQSSKKRRLWVIDMEAREVLYNTWVAHGQGSGGEFATTFSNTPGSYQSSLGFYLTRGTYEGKNGNSLKLEGLDTGFNTNALQRYIVVHGAAYANADGIKVNGRLGRSQGCPALPLDLAQPIIKTIKNKTLLYIDGPSKTYSSSYLDIEQAALCLSMDKKGEDHLQA
- the lpdA gene encoding dihydrolipoyl dehydrogenase; this encodes MKYDVTVIGSGPGGYVAAIRCAQLGMKTALIEKYSALGGTCLNVGCIPSKALLDSSERFYDAKHKFGMHGIGLDNLRVDFGEMVAHKADVVQKTVDGVAYLMKKNKVDVIQGVASFINPSRLQVKGEGAPVEVDTAKVIIATGSKPSSLPFIQLDKKRVITSTEALSLKEIPKSLIIIGAGVIGAELGSVYARLGSKVDVVEFADAVIPSMDRTMGKELQRALSKTGIKFHLQHKVRSVLADADRVLVQAENATGGQLELEGDICLVAVGRKPYTSGLNLEAAGVALDNKERIVVDGNLETTAKGVYAIGDVIPGPMLAHKASEEGVFVAELLAGQKPQLNPLLIPNVVYTWPEVASVGYTEEELKAAGRAYKSGSFPFRANARARMNNDLEGLIKVIADKDTDEVLGVHMIGPRVGDIIGEAVTAMAFRAAAEDIARLSHAHPTFYESVKEASLAVDNRAMHS